The DNA region TGAGGAAAGACCTAGACACAGGGCGCTACTGAGAATACTTAGAAACTGGTATGGCAGGAGCAGGGTTCAAGGGGCAGCGGGTCCTGCAGGCTTCCCACTGTACAGCAAGAGCCCTTTGCTTCCTGGGTCCGGGGGGCCATTGGGGCCACGTGGGGACCTAGGACAGCTGTAGGGAAGCACTGCCGTATTTCAGGATCTCGGTACATGCTAGCTGGATGTCAGCCCTGATACACCGACGGGCAGGGGCTGGCCAGGACCCCAGGGCGGGGCAGGTAGAAGGGTGTCTCGCCCCAGGGGCAGCCAGGGTGGCTGCTGGCCCCCAAACTCCGGATGTGATGAACTTGAGACCCCCAAGGTGGTTGCAACTGCTCCCCATCCTTTCAGCGTGCGGCGCTGATCTTGGTGGTTCTTCTCATCGCCGGGGGCCTCTTCATGTTCACCTACAAGTCTACACAGTTCAACGCTGAGGGCTTTGCCTTGGTGCTGGGTGCCTCATTCATCGGGGGTATTCGCTGGACACTCACCCAGATGCTCATGCAGAAGGCGGAACTTGGTGAGTGAGGGGCCCAGGCACCAGGTGGGGTGGAGGCGGGCCAGGCCTGATGGCTCACCCGTGTCCCTTTCTGCAGGGCTCCAGAACCCCATCGACACCATGTTCCACCTGCAGCCACTCATGTTTCTGGGGCTGTTCCCTCTCTTTGCCGTGTTTGAAGGTACGTGGGGTCGTCCACCTCGGGGGCACCTCAGTGCAGCAAAGCTCCCATCCCCTCTCCAAGCTTATCACTGTGGTAGCTGCAGAGGTTACGGAGATCAGAGATGGTGGTCCCTTCCCTGGCAGTGCCTGGTTTGGGGGCTGGACAGACACTTAAACCAAATGGCTGGAATCCAGCACAATAAATGCTACGTAGAAAGCGCATGTAGAATACACCAGGCGGTGGTGACGGTGAATGCAGACAGCCCTAAAGGTACGCCAGGGCTGTTCTGATCAATGTGAGCGTATTAACTCCTCTAATACTCCCCCAAAGCCTGTGTGCCAGTGCTGTTACTGCTCCATCGTGCAGGTGAAGGAAGCTGAGGCAGAGAGGGGTAGAGATagccttgcccaaggtcccatggCTCATAAACACACCTGAATTTGGATCCAGCAGCTGGCTCCGGCGTCTTTCCTCTTAACCATGATGCGTTCTTTCTTTTCGAAGGAGCACAGGGTCATGCATTGCTCCAGGATGGTGGGGTGGAAAGGCAGGTCAAGGCTTCCCAGACAGTGCATTTTGGAGAATGAATGGGATTTTGACAGCCTGATGGGGGCGGGCGTCCCAGGAAGGGGGAACAGTAGGTTCAGACGTGGGGAGACGTGTGGGGGGTTGGCCTTGGCCGAGTGCACATTTCTGGGgcgagggagagggggaggggagagggcggcACACAGGAGCCCAGGCAGGTGAGCAAGTCCCCTTTGGCTGGCGTCTCCCAGAGCAGAGGCAGGATGATGTGTctaggctggggggctgggggagggggaggcaggggcccCACCGCCTTCCTTTCCCCAGTGTTTTGGGACGGGTCTTCGTCCCCTGTCTGTTGATCCTTCCTCCCTGAGTGCCTTCTGTCCTCGGGGTCATTACGGAGAATCCCGTCCCACACCCATTTACGTTCCAAGCAGTGAAGTGTCTCAGACCTCTCGGAGAAAATTGTTCTGCAGCTCCGTCGTCCCGGAGACTTCTGCTCTGCAGCCtcctgttttcttcccttttaaaatctctctccATTCCTTCCTTACGCCCCCTGCACCAAACGCCacactctccctcccttcctgggtGTTTACACCATTCCCCCGTCTCTGCAAACCCTCACCCGAGAGCCCCTGGTGGTCATCACTTAGCAGAGCTTCATGGATTTAGCTCCTTTAATCTTTTCTGGTAAATTAATCCCCCAAGCGCCTTCATTACTTATGTTGCTCTTCCCCGAATTCCCTTCAATTTGCCAACGCCTTTGCAGTACTGCTGAGCCCAGCACCAGACAAGATGTCCTACCTCGGGAGGCTGTTTGCCCGGGGGGACTGTCACTCTGCATCTCTTTGGTGCTTCCCCCCAAAAATCTCACAGGACTCGGCCAGTTTCCTGCTCCCACAGGTGTCCACTTGCCGAGTCTGGGGTTCAGCTTCATGCCTGCTTCTATACCAGGGGCCTTTACTGCAGGGAAAGGAACCATTCTCTCAGATGGGCAGTGTCGGAGGGCCAAGGGTCCTCTGAAAGTCTAAGTGCAACTTGATGCGTGGAGGCCTGTGTGGGTGTCTCTGGAACAAGGGACCATGGTTTTGTCATGTCTTTGTACACGTGTGTTTACTTTTTGAGAACTGTTCATCACATTATATTCTCCGGTCTAGGCCCAACCCTTTCATTTAATCAGTGGGGGAACTGTGGTCCAGAAAGGGGGCATGTCTCGGCTAAACCCCACAGCTATGTAACTAAATGGAGAAGGTTTGTACAGATAGAGATTCATCCCTGTTTAGAGGTGACCCACCTGAAATTAAGGTACTCCTCCAGTGGCCCAGGACATTGACAGTCCTCATGTGATGGGCTGTCCCGTCTCTCTTTGGCCCACTGGGTATCACAGCTGCCAAGGCCACATGAagacaccctcccccacccctcctcccccaaagacGGGTAGGTACACGACGTATGAAAGAGCAAGGCGCTTCTGCCCGATTTCCTCTGCAGTGCCAGCCCCCTCTACTCTAGCCCAGAGGCTCAGAAgcctccccatcactccctatAAGGACCTCTGGCTTGTATtgccccggggcttccctggttccCCCAAGTCTCAGGCCACCTCTGTGGGATTCTCTGACACCTTCCGTCCCTGTGCTCAGGGCCTCAGACAGGCAGCAGGTGCAGTGAGTGTGCAGCGCAGCAGTGGCAAAGCTCACCTGGCTGCTGGGTAGGGTGAGGCCGCCCAGGCAGGCACACCCAGGACGTGGCCTCCCGCTCTCTCCTCCCATTGTTTCCAGGTCTCCATTTGTCCACATCTGAGAAAATCTTCCGTTTCCAGGACACAGGGTTGCTCCTGCGGGTACTTGGGAGCCTCTTCCTTGGCGGGATTCTCGCCTTTGGTTTGGGCTTCTCTGAGTTCCTCCTGGTCTCCAGAACCTCCAGCCTCACTCTCTCCATTGCTGGCATTTTTAAGGTACAGTCTTGGAGGTGACTCCAGCCCTGTCTTAGAGGGGAGAACCCTGAGGGTGTCCCAGCTCCTGCATCCCAGAGCCCTGCAGAGAAGGGACGGAAGTGCCTAGTTAGGGTGCTGCGCACTTTGCTGTCACCTGCACTCCTTCCGTCACCATGGCCCTGTGAGGTGGGGATGCACATCCCtgcttcacagatggggaaacagacatGAAGAGCTGCTCGTACCCAAGGATATACAGCTAGGAGGTAGCCGAGTGGGATTCAAAGCCAGGTCTAACTCCACTAGACCTGGGATGCATTTACGGTTTACCAAGAATACCagctctcgggcctccctggtggcgcaagtggttgagagtccgcctgccgatgcaggggatacgggttcgtgccccggtctgggaggatcccatatgccgcggagcggctgggcccgtgagccatggccgctgagcctgcgcgtccggagcctgtgcgtccggagcctgtgctccgcaacgggggaggccacaacagtgagaggcccgcataccacaaaaaaaaaaagaataccagctCTGGTCATTTGGCAGTGGCCTGGAGCCAGGACTGAGAAGCCCCCAGTCAGACTCATTAGCGTAGAGTTCTGTGATTGATTGGCAGTGTCTGCCATGGGCACAATAAGGGATGGTTTTATCACGTGTGCCTTTACTGCTGTCCAGCGGCACCCTTACCCTCTCCTCTCATCacttctccccttccttcccccaccctctctcACCCCTTCCTGCTCAGGGCCATGGACCAGGCAGACACTGATACTGGAGCAGTGTTGCCTAAAACCAGAAGCATAGGGTTCCCCGAGGGTTTTGCCAACCAAATGATGAGGCATAAGCTGTGCTTCTCAGAATGAATCATCTGACAGGTCCCATTTACAGTCAGTGTGTACGAAAAACCCCGTGACCAATGTGTGTCCTGTAGAGCCCAGTGGGACTTCACTcccctgtggcagcagaggctctCCATCCGCAGGTGCCTTCTGGAAGGGCAGCTTCCCTCGTTCCTGTGGGCGTGGCTGTGGGCTTGCTACCCTGTGCTCCCAGCCTGGATTTGTTTGCTAATCCTGACAACCCTGTGAAAAGCACCTCCTCCTGCTGCATCTCAGTAACACAAAGGGGGAAAAAGCGTCACAGGCTGGTTCGCTGAGCTTGGGGAGGCTTCCGCCTTTGCCTTGCAGGCCAGCCTGCCCAGGCCCCGGGAGTTTTGGCAGGTCTGGCTCTACTCTGAGGGTGTGCCCGGTACCCctgccctccacctcctcctcctgagCACATCCCCTTCCTGCAGGAAGTCTGCACTTTGCTGTTGGCAGCTCATCTGCTGGGCGATCAGATCAGTCTCTTGAACTGGCTGGGCTTTGCCCTCTGCCTCTCGGGAATATCCCTGCACATCGCCCTCAAAGCCCTGCATTCCAGAGGTAACCAGAGCCCGTCTCCTGATGACATTCTCCCCGTGACTCTTAGCCCCACAGGCTCCCCTCCGCCAGCCCTGCCAGGAAGAGGCAGGGGGCTCTTGACTCCCCAAAGCCGTTGCAGTCTGGTCTGCACAGTTCAGCTGCCTCTGCACCGGCTATCCCTCTCATTGAGGAAGTTTGCCTGGTGATTCGCCACCGCCACTCCTCTGAGAAGTCACAGGGATCATCTCCAGGGcgtgggtggggggctgggggcctcAGCACATGCTCACATCAGGCCACACCAAGAAAGCTGGTACTGGGTCTGTAACTGGGCTTCCTGTGTCCGCAGGTGACAGCGGTCCTAAGACCCTGAAGGGGCTGGGCTCCAGCCCTGACCTGGAGCTGCTGCTCCGGACCAGCCAGCCAGAGGAAGAGGACA from Mesoplodon densirostris isolate mMesDen1 chromosome 16, mMesDen1 primary haplotype, whole genome shotgun sequence includes:
- the SLC35C2 gene encoding solute carrier family 35 member C2 isoform X2, whose product is MGRWALDVAFVWRAVLTLGLVLLYYCFSIGITFYNKWLTKSFHFPLFMTMLHLAVIFLFSALSRALVQCSSHRARVVLSWTDYLRRVAPTALATALDVGLSNWSFLYITVSLYTMTKSSAVLFILIFSLIFKLEELRAALILVVLLIAGGLFMFTYKSTQFNAEGFALVLGASFIGGIRWTLTQMLMQKAELGLQNPIDTMFHLQPLMFLGLFPLFAVFEGLHLSTSEKIFRFQDTGLLLRVLGSLFLGGILAFGLGFSEFLLVSRTSSLTLSIAGIFKEVCTLLLAAHLLGDQISLLNWLGFALCLSGISLHIALKALHSRGDSGPKTLKGLGSSPDLELLLRTSQPEEEDNEEEQGHFVAQGQQ
- the SLC35C2 gene encoding solute carrier family 35 member C2 isoform X1, with product MTKSSAVLFILIFSLIFKLEELRAALILVVLLIAGGLFMFTYKSTQFNAEGFALVLGASFIGGIRWTLTQMLMQKAELGLQNPIDTMFHLQPLMFLGLFPLFAVFEGLHLSTSEKIFRFQDTGLLLRVLGSLFLGGILAFGLGFSEFLLVSRTSSLTLSIAGIFKEVCTLLLAAHLLGDQISLLNWLGFALCLSGISLHIALKALHSRGDSGPKTLKGLGSSPDLELLLRTSQPEEEDNEEEQGHFVAQGQQ